One stretch of Xiphophorus hellerii strain 12219 chromosome 21, Xiphophorus_hellerii-4.1, whole genome shotgun sequence DNA includes these proteins:
- the palmdb gene encoding palmdelphin, producing MAQLKVRWTSEPTMEEADLLKERLQAITDKRRIQEDIAKKRRQIEEEKLKLQYIKKKSLREQWLMDGLSQQSEEEQQAMRLQAQDEQQQSDQLQSNILRIEQEIDELEQKELNISFNEEIVLKRLKEVERTPEDIIKELNTEFQPDVSYSPLKTQNIPLLFPQSKAEIPEVKEANSAETKQATFAIQISVEHNNRTGRNQVVSSATISPDTIHKRGLKVYDDGRKSVHALPPMEDTVPDGALGEMSSTEVEELLHQATDQTVPAEVQFHQPAFSVPYTGNSRPATPRAPSQIHKEKSAFIQEQQPPPKPHKHFTSGAFQPNEEAKRRCCNTAGQFKNNMNLTGRSDPGVKTSPGFPRSQADATSAEPGGPVPLTVRSDVMPATQPIHWGLDQLLPKVIRDSTTADETRSDFDIHPATENTVKLFNTLPEEEEEPVTMIFIGYENALDEEEEDIQAELVIIGDSDSEEDYNDHHKCLNNLHYREELLSYHPEGCTSKIFQPKVGLARAAGGGQPGGDSYTHCRDLELHKPTFIHKPGKRSRSTQDQGEAQPADSCCIRPQQLCLTTR from the exons ATGGCGCAACTGAaagtccggtggacatcggag CCCACCATGGAAGAGGCAGACCTGCTGAAGGAGAGGCTCCAGGCAATCACA GACAAAAGAAGAATCCAAGAAGACATTGCCAAGAAAAGAAGACAGATTGAAGAGGAGAAACTAAAACTCCAGTACATCAAG AAAAAATCCCTGCGGGAGCAGTGGCTGATGGATGGGCTGAGTCAGCAGtcggaggaggagcagcaggccATGAGGCTCCAGGCTCAGGATGAGCAGCAACAGAGTGACCAGCTGCAGAGCAACATCCTCAG AATAGAACAAGAGATCGATGAGTTGGAACAGAAAGAGCTCAACATCTCATTCAATGAAGAGATAGTCCTGAAGCGGTTGAAAGAGGTGGAGAGGACACCTGAAGACATCATTAAG GAACTAAACACAGAGTTCCagccag atgtgTCATATTCTCCCCTCAAGACCCAAAACATCCCATTGTTGTTTCctcaaagcaaagcagaaatccCTGAAGTTAAAGAAGCTAACAGtgctgaaacaaaacaag cAACCTTTGCAATTCAAATCAGTGTAGAACATAATAACAGAACGGGCAGAAATCAGGTGGTTTCTTCAGCAACCATAAGCCCAGACACCATTCACAAGAGAGGGTTAAAGGTATACGATGATGGACGCAAGTCTGTGCACGCGCTGCCGCCGATGGAGGACACAGTCCCTGATGGCGCGCTGGGAGAGATGTCCAGCACTGAAGTGGAAGAGCTTCTGCATCAGGCCACAGACCAAACAGTGCCTGCTGAGGTTCAGTTCCATCAGCCGGCGTTCTCTGTACCATACACAGGAAACAGCAGGCCAGCAACGCCAAGGGCACCAAGTCaaatacataaagaaaaatcaGCCTTTATTCAAGAGCAGCAACCTCCACCTAAACCTCACAAGCACTTCACTTCAGGAGCCTTCCAGCCTAATGAGGAAGCAAAGCGGCGCTGTTGTAACACTGCAGGACAATTCAAAAATAACATGAATCTAACAGGAAGATCAGACCCTGGTGTCAAAACCTCACCAGGATTTCCCCGCAGTCAGGCAGACGCCACCAGTGCAGAGCCTGGTGGTCCGGTGCCACTTACTGTGAGGTCTGACGTAATGCCTGCAACCCAGCCAATTCACTGGGGGTTAGATCAACTTCTACCCAAAGTCATCAGAGACTCAACCACAGCTGATGAGACACGGAGTGACTTCGACATCCACCCAGCCACAGAAAACACTGTGAAGCTCTTCAACACACtgccagaggaagaggaggaaccagTCACGATGATTTTCATTGGCTATGAAAATGCTctagatgaagaggaggaagacattCAAGCTGAGCTGGTGATCATAGGCGACAGTGATAGTGAAGAGGATTACAATGATCACCACAAGTGTCTCAATAATTTGCACTACAGAGAAGAACTTCTGTCCTACCACCCAGAAGGATGCACCAGTAAAATCTTCCAACCCAAAGTGGGACTAGCCAGGGCTGCTGGAGGAGGACAGCCAGGTGGAGACAGCTACACACACTGCAGGGATCTGGAGCTCCACAAGCCAACATTCATCCACAAGCCAGGGAAACGCAGCCGCTCCACACAGGACCAGGGCGAGGCGCAGCCTGCAGACTCATGCTGCATCAGACCGCAGCAGCTCTGCTTAACAACAAGATGA